A genome region from Archaeoglobus fulgidus DSM 4304 includes the following:
- a CDS encoding DUF58 domain-containing protein, whose amino-acid sequence MKLRRVSRSLLLTSLFLVELAVIINSAELLKLAVLPVLLLVFPNIPFKVELSTASFEGGERVGEVLEVSIELAVKGFGVIKTMHSLPDTFELVEGSNAKGKFIVGMGTIRLSYRCVPLKRGLYDLGKVFFEAENIFATRRVRGKIEFDAEREVKSRVYRVRKVEQRRGVARRPAPEIDVSRVGVPGTDFREIRKYAFGDPVKFINWKATAKLGELMVNEFEREGKKAVWIFLDANSYMLHGDLRRNCFETAVEVAASLSYYFAARGHRVGFYAVGHELLIYPESGRRQFSKIFSTLVKLDVSEREESLLSAVEKARKYIESVKPASIFITRVELSNPMRAVMKAMGRKNLPVSVIAITFRGYSGIGGVVEDAVRESTLRRLRAAGVAVTEVEAGKAAETVLAGVAR is encoded by the coding sequence ATGAAGCTCAGGAGAGTTAGCAGGTCTCTGCTCCTCACATCCCTCTTTCTGGTGGAGCTTGCAGTTATCATTAACTCTGCAGAATTGCTGAAGCTGGCCGTTTTGCCGGTTCTCCTGCTCGTGTTTCCCAACATTCCCTTTAAGGTTGAACTCAGCACTGCTAGCTTTGAGGGAGGGGAGAGGGTTGGAGAAGTTCTTGAAGTCAGCATCGAGCTTGCAGTTAAAGGATTTGGCGTAATAAAGACCATGCACTCGCTTCCCGACACATTCGAGCTTGTCGAGGGAAGCAACGCAAAGGGGAAATTCATAGTGGGCATGGGTACAATCAGGCTGAGCTACCGATGCGTGCCTCTGAAAAGGGGGCTCTACGACCTTGGAAAGGTGTTTTTCGAGGCCGAGAACATCTTTGCCACGAGGAGGGTTAGGGGGAAGATTGAGTTTGACGCTGAGAGGGAGGTTAAGAGCAGAGTTTACAGGGTAAGGAAAGTTGAGCAGAGAAGAGGTGTTGCGAGGAGGCCTGCGCCTGAAATAGACGTTTCCAGGGTTGGAGTTCCGGGAACGGATTTCAGGGAAATCAGGAAGTACGCGTTTGGCGACCCTGTGAAGTTCATAAACTGGAAGGCTACGGCAAAGCTCGGAGAGCTGATGGTCAACGAGTTCGAGAGAGAAGGGAAAAAGGCTGTTTGGATATTTCTTGACGCCAACTCCTACATGCTGCACGGAGATTTGAGGAGGAACTGCTTTGAAACAGCCGTTGAAGTTGCAGCCTCCCTTTCCTACTACTTTGCTGCGAGAGGGCACAGGGTGGGATTCTACGCTGTAGGGCATGAACTGCTGATTTATCCCGAATCGGGTAGGAGGCAGTTCAGCAAGATTTTCTCCACGCTCGTCAAGCTCGACGTTTCTGAGAGGGAGGAAAGCTTGCTGTCAGCCGTGGAAAAGGCGAGGAAGTACATCGAGTCCGTGAAACCGGCTTCCATATTCATCACGAGGGTCGAGCTGAGCAATCCCATGAGGGCGGTGATGAAAGCAATGGGGAGGAAAAATCTCCCGGTCTCGGTTATAGCCATTACTTTCAGAGGGTATAGCGGAATAGGAGGTGTTGTTGAGGATGCTGTGAGGGAGAGCACGCTCAGAAGGCTGAGAGCAGCGGGGGTTGCGGTAACAGAAGTTGAAGCGGGGAAAGCTGCGGAAACCGTTCTGGCAGGTGTTGCAAGATGA
- a CDS encoding adenosine-specific kinase gives MKLEKVEILNPDLKYQIVVGQANFSVFTVDDLFRALLTAVPGIKVAVAMNEAAPKLVRVTGNDEELKKIAAENALRIAASHVFVVVTSNAFPINILNTIKLHPAVCNVFVASANPIEIIVAETELGRAVLGAVDGAAVTRIENEEEKRQRRELCEKLGYRLD, from the coding sequence ATGAAGCTGGAGAAGGTTGAGATTCTGAATCCCGACCTGAAGTACCAGATTGTCGTTGGACAGGCGAACTTCTCCGTTTTTACGGTGGATGACCTCTTCAGAGCTTTGCTCACAGCGGTGCCGGGAATAAAGGTTGCGGTGGCGATGAACGAGGCTGCACCAAAGCTTGTTAGAGTGACGGGGAATGATGAGGAGCTGAAGAAAATTGCGGCAGAGAACGCTCTGAGGATTGCTGCAAGCCACGTTTTTGTTGTTGTCACTTCCAACGCCTTCCCGATAAACATTCTCAACACAATAAAGCTGCATCCTGCAGTCTGCAACGTCTTCGTTGCCTCGGCCAACCCCATAGAGATAATAGTTGCCGAAACTGAGCTTGGAAGGGCTGTTCTTGGGGCTGTTGACGGCGCTGCTGTGACAAGAATCGAGAATGAGGAGGAGAAGAGGCAGAGAAGAGAGCTTTGCGAGAAGCTGGGTTACAGGCTTGATTAG
- a CDS encoding AAA family ATPase: MTEISTICSRIVKAVCDVYVGDKNLVEKMLAAALTNGNILFEDYPGLGKTLLAKVFARVIGADYRRVQFTPDLLPSDIIGVKIWRGDRFEFVKGPIFTNVLLADEINRSPPKTQAALLEAMEEKQITVEGETFSLSMPFFVLATQNPIEQEGTYPLPEAQMDRFMLRMRPGYPESIEEEMEILRRRISWRKDDPTEDVEPVVSLETFRRIQDAVEAVYVDKSILKYISELVRATREHELVELGSSPRGGLALLKLARALAVMDGRDFVIPDDVKRVAVEALAHRVILKFEYAVEGLRAEEVVEEILNSVRVPKYEAQES; encoded by the coding sequence ATGACTGAAATCTCAACCATCTGCTCCAGAATCGTAAAGGCTGTTTGCGACGTTTATGTTGGCGATAAAAACCTCGTTGAAAAGATGCTCGCCGCAGCTTTGACGAACGGCAACATTCTTTTCGAAGACTATCCCGGCCTGGGTAAAACCCTCCTTGCAAAGGTTTTTGCGAGGGTTATCGGGGCGGACTACAGGAGAGTTCAGTTCACTCCCGATCTGCTTCCTTCTGACATAATTGGTGTCAAAATCTGGCGAGGCGATAGGTTTGAGTTTGTGAAAGGACCGATATTCACCAACGTTTTGCTGGCCGACGAGATAAACCGCAGCCCTCCCAAAACTCAGGCGGCTCTGCTTGAAGCAATGGAGGAAAAGCAGATCACAGTGGAGGGCGAGACTTTCTCGCTCAGCATGCCCTTCTTCGTCCTCGCAACGCAAAATCCGATAGAGCAGGAGGGCACATACCCTCTGCCAGAGGCGCAGATGGACAGGTTCATGCTCCGAATGAGGCCCGGCTACCCCGAGAGCATCGAGGAGGAGATGGAGATACTCAGAAGAAGAATATCGTGGAGAAAAGATGACCCTACAGAAGACGTCGAGCCGGTTGTGAGCCTTGAGACCTTCAGGAGGATTCAGGATGCCGTAGAGGCTGTGTATGTGGATAAATCCATTTTGAAGTACATTTCCGAGCTCGTTAGGGCAACGAGAGAGCACGAGCTTGTTGAGCTCGGCTCGAGTCCGAGAGGTGGGTTGGCGCTGCTGAAGCTTGCAAGGGCGCTGGCGGTGATGGACGGCAGGGATTTCGTCATTCCCGATGACGTCAAGAGGGTGGCGGTGGAGGCATTGGCCCACAGAGTAATTCTCAAGTTCGAGTACGCTGTTGAGGGGCTCAGGGCTGAAGAGGTGGTTGAGGAGATACTCAACAGCGTGAGGGTTCCCAAGTATGAAGCTCAGGAGAGTTAG
- the rio2 gene encoding RIO-type serine/threonine-protein kinase Rio2, whose protein sequence is MNIAELYGKMGKHSWRIMDAIFKNLWDYEYVPLQLISSHARIGEEKARNILKYLSDLRVVQNRQKDYEGSTFTFIGLSLYSLHRLVRSGKVDAIGKLMGEGKESAVFNCYSEKFGECVVKFHKVGHTSFKKVKEKRDYGDLHFSVLAIRSARNEFRALQKLQGLAVPKVYAWEGNAVLMELIDAKELYRVRVENPDEVLDMILEEVAKFYHRGIVHGDLSQYNVLVSEEGIWIIDFPQSVEVGEEGWREILERDVRNIITYFSRTYRTEKDINSAIDRILQE, encoded by the coding sequence GTGAACATTGCCGAGCTTTACGGGAAAATGGGCAAGCACTCGTGGAGAATAATGGATGCCATTTTCAAAAACCTGTGGGATTACGAATACGTCCCCCTTCAACTCATCTCCTCCCATGCACGCATAGGGGAGGAAAAGGCGAGAAACATCCTCAAATATCTTTCAGACTTGAGAGTTGTTCAGAACAGGCAGAAGGATTACGAGGGCTCCACCTTCACCTTCATCGGTCTGAGCCTTTACTCCCTCCACCGCCTCGTCAGGAGCGGAAAGGTTGATGCGATCGGAAAGCTGATGGGCGAGGGAAAGGAGAGCGCGGTTTTCAACTGCTACTCTGAGAAGTTCGGTGAGTGCGTGGTCAAGTTCCACAAGGTTGGACACACGAGCTTCAAGAAGGTCAAGGAGAAGAGGGACTACGGAGACCTGCACTTCTCCGTTCTGGCAATAAGGTCTGCAAGAAACGAGTTCAGGGCTTTGCAGAAGCTTCAGGGGCTTGCGGTGCCAAAGGTGTACGCCTGGGAGGGAAATGCGGTTCTCATGGAGCTAATTGACGCCAAAGAGCTTTATAGAGTAAGAGTCGAGAATCCGGATGAGGTTCTGGACATGATTCTCGAAGAGGTTGCAAAATTTTACCACAGAGGGATTGTTCACGGAGACCTGAGCCAGTACAACGTCCTCGTCAGCGAGGAGGGAATATGGATTATTGACTTCCCCCAGAGTGTCGAGGTAGGGGAGGAAGGGTGGAGAGAAATTCTTGAGAGGGACGTAAGGAACATAATTACCTACTTCAGCAGAACGTATCGCACGGAAAAGGATATTAATTCTGCAATCGATAGAATTCTGCAAGAATGA